Proteins co-encoded in one Capsicum annuum cultivar UCD-10X-F1 chromosome 9, UCD10Xv1.1, whole genome shotgun sequence genomic window:
- the LOC124887158 gene encoding uncharacterized protein LOC124887158, translating to MSIESIDRNNELQVIEQILKAEIAEPSKIKRVRQKKKRILDVETTLLRHNASLNEVDFITVDHKNATSKVICDYILELVRDSSNVIIPNFVVDEMRRKYRIIISYNKGWRAIQHAYTVIRGTTEENYNRLPSYFHMIKQNNPGTYTNIKRDDENRFQYAFFAYGASIIGWANCRPVIMVDVIFLKAKYRGVLMIAVSKDGNNNIFPLDFGIADSENNESYNWFFNQLRHAIRVREQLSILSNHHQAIANAISNVYPKCQHGICIYHMEKNLIKKYFLDVVLSLFYNAATTYK from the exons ATGAGTATTGAAAGTATCGATAGAAATAACGAGTTACAGGTTATTGAACAAATATTGAAGGCTGAAATAGCTGAGCCATCTAAGATTAAGAGGGTACGCcaaaaaaagaagaggatacttgatgTCGAGACTACTCTCTTGAGACACAATGCCTCTTTGAATGAG GTTGATTTCATAACAGTCGACCACAAGAATGCAACATCAAAGGTCATTTGTGACTACATACTAGAGCTCGTGCGTGACTCTAGTAATGTAATCATACCCAACTTCGTGGTAGATGAAATGAGAAGGAAATACAGAATCATCATATCCTACAACAAAGGATGGCGAGCAATACAACATGCTTATACGGTGATAAGAGGAACCACGGAAGAGAACTACAATAGGTTGCCATCGTATTTTCATAtgataaaacaaaacaatccagGCACGTACACAAACATAAAGAGGGATGATGAGAACAG GTTTCAATATGCATTCTTTGCTTATGGTGCTTCAATCATTGGATGGGCCAACTGTAGACCGGTAATAATGGTAGATGTAATATTTTTGAAGGCAAAATATCGTGGTGTCCTCATGATAGCAGTGTCAAAGGACGGAAACAACAACATATTTCCTTTGGATTTTGGAATTGCAGACTCAGAAAATAATGAGTCTTATAACTGGTTCTTCAATCAGTTAAGACATGCAATTAGGGTACGTGAACAATTGTCTATTCTATCAAATCATCATCAAGCCATTGCAAATGCAATTTCAAATGTCTATCCAAAGTGTCAGCATGGGATATGCATCTATCATATGGAGaagaatttaataaaaaaatacttcttaGATGTGGTTCTATCACTCTTCTACAACGCAGCAACAACATACAAATGA